The DNA sequence GCTGGTCTGGTTGTCAAATAACTGATATTCATCGCGCTCATGAGCCGGATTGCCAGGCTCCCAGCCAGCAGGCACATCAAAACTCACCCCACCGCTCAGTAAGGTACTCAGCGACCCCATTTCCACACGCATCCCTTGTGCCGAGAGGTTGAGCGCCACACCGCTGTCTTTCCAGAAGCGGACATTCGCCGTCACCAGCGGATCGTACGGGGCGGTGATAAACAATTGATAGCGCATTTTACGGGCAACGGGGTCGAAATAGCTGGTTTCCACCGAGCCGACGCGAAAGCCGCGAAACAGCACCGGGTCGCCTGCATTTAACTGGCCGGACTGATCGCTGTTCAGCGTGATGCGGATACCTCTGGCATCGGGAGAGGCCAGGGGCGGTGTGTCCAGCAAATGAAATGCCCGGCTATCCTGCTTATCGGCCCCGGGTTGCAGCTCAATAAACGCACCGGAAAGTAACGTGCCAAGCCCTGACACACCTTCACGGCCTATTTGCGGTTTCACCACCCAGAAGACCGAATCCTTGCCCAGTAATTTCTCCATTCCTTCGTTCAGGCGGGCCTTAATTTCCACCTGTTGCAGGTCATCGCTTAACCGGACATTCTCAACCACCCCCACATTGACACTGCGGCTTTTAATGGTGGTTTTCCCCGCCTCAATCCCTTCTGCGCTGCGTGTCGTCAGCGTAATTTCCGGGCCCTGATGACTGATGTGATAAAACAAAATCCAGGCACCGATCAGAACCGTGACTATCGGCACTATCCACACCGGCGACCAGCGCGCGATGCTCTCGACGTGTGCCGTCGTTTGATTAGTCTTTGTCAACGCAATGCTCCTCTCCCTGTTCGTGATGCCTGTCCCAGAGCAAGCGGGGATCAAAGGTCATCGCGGCAATCATGGTCAAAATGACGACACTGGCAAAAAGTACCGCGCCAATGGCCGGATAAATGCTCATCAGTCGCCCCATTCGTACCATCGCCGACAGTACGGCAATCACGAATACGTCAATCATCGACCAGCGGCCGACAAATTCCACTATCTCGTACAACTGGTGCAAACGCGCTGAATCACGGCAACGCGCCGCACGGGCGCGCCAGCACAGCCAGCCCAACGCCAGCATTTTCAATGAGGGCACCATAATACTGGCAACGAAAATCACCCATGCTATCGGCCATGAGCCGCTTTCCCACAACAGAATCACGCCGGACATAATGGTTGAGGTCGCGTTGTGTCCCAGCGCCTCTGTCACCATAATCGGTAAGAGATTCGCTGGCACATACAGCAACACCGAGGTCAGCAGCAGCGCCACTGTCCATTGCAGGCTGTGGCGGCGACGCGCATGACCCCGGCGCAGGCAGCGTGGGCAGCGGTGCTCATGCGCAGGCAAAATCGCACTGCAACAGGCACACGCGCGCACCCCTTGCGACAACCCGTTTTGGCCACAGACGAGACCGGCTGGCATCAACGGCGGCGGTGCGACATCATCCCATAGCCAGCGTCTATCCAGGCTCTGAAAAGCCAGCAACTGCAACAGACAAAAAACAATATAGGGAATAAAACTCGCCCCGAGACCAATGTCGCCGTAGGCCATGAGCTTGACAAAACTCACCAGCACACCGGCGAGAAAAATCTCCGCCATCCCCCAGCTTTTTAACTGGAACAGCACCGTCGTAAACCTGCGTTTGATGCGATAAGGCAGCGGTGCTCTCAGGCACAGCAGCACCATTATCAACATCGAGCAGGCGGGCACCAGTTGCACAAACAGCAAAAACAGTGTGGCCATGCTGACATAACGCTCGGCCACCATCACCCGGGGAATTTCCAGCAATGAAATCTCGCTGCGAATCCCCGCCACCGTCATCGAGACGAAGGGAAATAGCAGGGATAACACCAGCATGATCAGGGCGCTGAAGGCGAAACTGGCAGGCCGCCA is a window from the Dickeya lacustris genome containing:
- the pqiB gene encoding intermembrane transport protein PqiB, with product MTKTNQTTAHVESIARWSPVWIVPIVTVLIGAWILFYHISHQGPEITLTTRSAEGIEAGKTTIKSRSVNVGVVENVRLSDDLQQVEIKARLNEGMEKLLGKDSVFWVVKPQIGREGVSGLGTLLSGAFIELQPGADKQDSRAFHLLDTPPLASPDARGIRITLNSDQSGQLNAGDPVLFRGFRVGSVETSYFDPVARKMRYQLFITAPYDPLVTANVRFWKDSGVALNLSAQGMRVEMGSLSTLLSGGVSFDVPAGWEPGNPAHERDEYQLFDNQTSIQDSLYSDYKEYLLFFDESVRGLQVGAPVEFRGIRLGTVVEVPFFPHNLPQSFDSDYRIPVLIRIEPGRLKQGLRERMDVGQELSKGAISGLRASMKTANLLTGALYVDLDFYPQQKGRALAMSTLDGYPVLPTVNGGLTQIQQKLMSVLDKVNGLPLNPMVEQATKTLSQGQTTLRELQTTLTSLNTFMRSEAMQQLPQDMQRTLRELNQSLQGVQPGSPAYNHMVADMQRLDQTLRELQPLLRTLNEKSNALIFEAPGAQDPQPKKAKP
- the pqiA gene encoding membrane integrity-associated transporter subunit PqiA, giving the protein MNEHHHHADPHRYDRHNHERHNYDRHMLCPHCDLLLELPSLHDGERAVCPRCHAVLSSRQREPRWRPASFAFSALIMLVLSLLFPFVSMTVAGIRSEISLLEIPRVMVAERYVSMATLFLLFVQLVPACSMLIMVLLCLRAPLPYRIKRRFTTVLFQLKSWGMAEIFLAGVLVSFVKLMAYGDIGLGASFIPYIVFCLLQLLAFQSLDRRWLWDDVAPPPLMPAGLVCGQNGLSQGVRACACCSAILPAHEHRCPRCLRRGHARRRHSLQWTVALLLTSVLLYVPANLLPIMVTEALGHNATSTIMSGVILLWESGSWPIAWVIFVASIMVPSLKMLALGWLCWRARAARCRDSARLHQLYEIVEFVGRWSMIDVFVIAVLSAMVRMGRLMSIYPAIGAVLFASVVILTMIAAMTFDPRLLWDRHHEQGEEHCVDKD